Within Paenibacillus sp. RUD330, the genomic segment CCCCGAAGCTGATGACGATCGAGGTGAGAATGAGCGCCTGCGGCAGCGGATCGGTGTACCGCTCCGCCCCTTCCCCGAGCAGAGGCGCGGAGCCCGCCTTGAGCCGGGACATCGTCAGCAGCAGCAGATGCACTCCATGCGTGAGCAGCGAAGTTCCGAGCACGATGCGCAGAAGGCTTTTGGACAAGATGAGATAGACGCCTACGGCGAACAGGATGCCGACGGCTAGAGACATGAACAGTTCCATTTACTTGTCCCTCCCGATGGCCAGGATGATGGTCATGGTGATGCCGACGACGGTCATATAGACGCCTAGATCGAAGATTACGGCCGTTGCCAGCTCGTTTTTACCGAACACAGGCAGGTCCACATAACCGAACGTATGGCTCAGGAACGGGACGCCGAGCACGATCGAGCCGACACCGGTCAGGACGGCCACTCCGATGCCGGCCGCCGCCAGCAGGCGGAAGTCGACCGGCATCGCCTCGCGCACCGTCTTGATTCCGAACGCCATGGACAGCAGCACAAGCGCGGACGACGTCATCAGCGCTCCGATGAAGCCTCCTCCAGGCTCGTGATGGCCTGCGAAGAGCAGATAGAGCGAGAAGGTCAGGATGATGAAGATGATGACCTTGGCCAGCGTCCGCAGGATGACGTCGTTGCTGCGGACGTCCTCGTAGACGAGGCGGAACTCCTTCTCCCTGGCGTCCGCCCCCTCCCGCGGCTCATCCTGGGGCAGGCGCAGGCGGATCAAGGCGTAGATCGCAAAAGCGGCCACGCCGAGGACGACGATCTCCAGCATCGTATCGAAGCCCCGGAAGTCGACCAGGATGACGTTGACGACGTTTTTGCCCCCGGCCAGCCGGTAGCTTTCCTTGAGGTAATAGTCCGAGATCGACTCGAAGGAGCGTCCGCTGAACGCCGCGAGGGCGATCAGCGTCATGACGGCCCCGACTCCCAGCGCGATGATGAAGTTGGGCAGTCGGAACCGCAGCGATTCCCGGTCCCTCTTCAAGGCCGGCAGATGGTAGAAGCAGAGCAGGAACAGCGTGACCGATACCGTTTCGACGATGATCTGCGTGAGGGCGAGATCCGGCGCTCGGAAGACGACAAAGAACAGGACGACCATGTAGCCGACCGCGCCGGTCAGGATGATCGCCATCAGCCTCGATCTGGCGAACGGCACGGCGGCGGCAGCGGCGATGAGAGCAGTCAGGATGACGGCTTCATAGACCGTTACCGGCGCCAGCCCCCTCAAGGAAATCGCGATTCCTCCCGTCGCCGCCGCTGTAGCGGCCAGAGCCAGGATGAGGAAGCCGAACAAGTACATCGTGTAATGGCGGAGCGAGCCGGTCATATAGAGCGACGTCAGCCGGCGCCCTGCCCGGTCCATGCCTCCGAGAACTCCCCCATACAATCCGTTCAGGGTGACAGGCGCCGGCAGCGGATCGCGGAGCAGCGCCGCTCTGCGCTGCAGGAAGAAGATTCCCGTGCCAAGCGCGAAGACGCCGGCGGTCATCCATACTTCGGTGGTGAGCCCATGCCAGAGCGTGAAATGCATTTCCGCTTCCGCCGCTGCGGGATGGATCGACGCAAGAGCCGGAGCGACGAGAGGAGACGCCGTCAAGCCCGGGGCGAGGCCCAGCAGCAGGGCGGCCGCCCCGAGCAAGGCAGGAGGCAGCAGCAAGCCGGCAGGAGCTTCATGCGGCCGCCTCTCCAGTCGGCCGCTCTCCCGTCCGCCGAAGGTGCGGAGAATGAACCGCAGGCTGTAGGCGAATGTGAACACGCTGCCGAGCCAGGCGACGAGCGGCACGAGAACGACCGGAGTCCGCAGAGGCAAGCCGTGCCTCCAGGCGTCCAGCGCGGAGGCTAAGAACAGCTCCTTGCTGATATAACCGCCGAATGGCGGCACTCCCGCCATGGACAGCGCCCCCAGCAGCGATATCGTGAAGGTGACCGGCATCAGAGCCATCAGTCCCCCCAGCTTGCGGATATCCCTCGTTCCCGTCTCGTGGTCGACGATGCCGACCGCCATGAACAGCGTTCCTTTGAAGGCGGCATGGTTGACCAGATGCAGGATGGCGGCGGCAAGCGCCGCTGCGGAGAGCATGGATTCCAGCCCTCCTTCCGATCCGGAATGGACGGAGCCGAGCCCGATCAGGGCCATGATGAGACCGAGCTGGCTGATCGTCGAGTAGGCGAGCAGCGCCTTGAGATCGGTCTGCTTGAACGCGCGGAACGATCCGTAAAAGAGCGTGAGCAGGCCGGCTCCGATCAGCATGGTGTACCAGACCGCCTGCCCGGCGAAAACCGGCGTCATGCGGGCGGCCAGGTACAAGCCGGCCTTGACCATCGTCGCGGAGTGCAGATAGGCGCTGACCGGAGTCGGAGCCTCCATGGCATCCGGCAGCCAGATGTGGAAAGGAAACTGCGCCGATTTGGTGAACGCGCCGAGCAGGATGAGCAGCATGGCCGGGACGAACAGGGAATGTCCCGGAAGCCCGGGAGCGAGAGCGATGGTTTCCCGGATGCTGAACGTGCCCGTCTGCAGGTACAGCAGCAGGAAGCCTGCCAGCATGGACAATCCGCCCAGCACGGTGATCAGCATGGATTTCATCGCTCCGTCGCGGGACTGCTGCCGATGATGCCAGAAGGCGATGAGCAGGAACGACGATACGCTGGTCAATTCCCAGAACGCATACAGCGCGATGAGATGATCGGACAGCACGACGCCGAGCATGGCTCCCATGAACAGCAGCAGGCATACATAGAAGCGGGTCAACGCTTCCTTGTTCCGGTCGAGATAGAACACCGAGTACAAGGTGACGAGCACTCCGATGCCCCCGATGAGAAGCGCGAACAGCATGCCGAGGCCGTCGACCGCCAGATCGAAGCGGATATCCAGCGATGGCATCCATGGCAAGGATGCCTCGACGGCCTTCCCCCCGCTCACTTCCGGAAGCAGCGAAGCAAAATAGATCAGCAGCAGCGCTGGCGCAGGCAGCGCGAGCCAGCCGGCATGGACGCGTCCGAACAGACGGGACAGGAGCGGCAGCAAGGCGGCCAGCAGGAAAGGGAAAAAGACGACGATGAAGATCAACTGCTTACCTCCTCTTGCGGACTTCGTTCTCTACCAATGGTTCCCAATCGCAGGCCAAAGTAATTGCATTTCTTGTTAGATACCCGAAAAAACGCAAAAAGAGCCCGCTGGTGGCAGGCTCCTCCGAAAAAAACTTGTATGCGATTGGGTGAGAAGAGTAACAATTCCGTTTAGTTTACCGTCCTGGCGATCGACTTGTCAAGAAGGCAAGGCCATGAGCCCTTTGAAGACAGCCTCGACTTGAAGGCTCAGAACGCCTTCATGGAAGCATCGGCATGGATTCGCGAAAGCCGGAAGGAGAGGAAGAGACGGAGGCTGCGCTCATTGCGGAGGCATGAGTCCTCTGAACGCTGAGTCGACGAGCTGCCGGACGAACTCTTCATGCAAGGGCTCTCCTGTAACAAGCATGCGATATAACAGAGGCCCGTATAACAGATCGACGCAAAGGCCCAATTCGGCGCCTTCTCTCAATTCCTTCCGCTCCCGCCCTTTTCTCAGGATCTCGATCGCTTCCATCCTGCGGGGTTGGATATAGCGGGAGCGGATGGCCTCCATCAAAACCTTGTCCTCCTGGCCTTCGCCGATGAGCGCGGCAATCATTTTCCCTTCATGGCCGGTCATGAACCTGCATAGGTTCGAGGCATGGATCTTTATGTCATCGATCACTCTTCCCGTATCCGGCACTGGGAGCCTGTCCGTTGCCGCATCCAAAAAACCATCCATCACCACTGCCGCTTTGTTGGGCCACCACTTGTACACGGTGACTTTGCTGACCCCAGCTTGTTCAGCGATCTTTTCCATCGTGACCCCTTTGAAGCCGTCCTTCAACAAAAGGTCGTAGGATGCCGCCAAGATGGATTTTTGAATGGCCGGATCACGCGGTCGACCTCTTTTCGTCATCAGACGCGCCTCCTTCATTCCGCTATTCAACTAGTATAGTCATTTTCCAAAAGCAGATAAAGCGGAACTGCCTATTTACAATACGCAACGTTCAGTATATAGTGAACGCATCCGAATAAGTGAACGCATCGTATATTAATTAACGATTTGCATGGATGCTGGACATTACTCCGAAGGGAAGATGATTTCGATGGCACAGACGATCGGCAACAAGCAGAAAATCTCGACCGGCATGATGTTTCTTTTGGCCGCAGCATGCGGACTGACCGCCGCAAACCTTTACTATTCCCAAACGCTAGTCGGTCCAATCAGCGCCGACCTCGGCCTTTCGTCCGGAGCGGCTGGACTTATCGTCACGATTACGCAAATCGGGTATGTCGCCGGCCTGCTGTTCATTGTTCCCATGAGCGACATGCTCGAGAATCGCCGTCTCATCGCAGGAGCGCTGTCTTTTGTCGTATTGGCCTTGCTTGGAGCCGCCTTTTCCCCCGGGCCCGTTCTTTTCATGGCCTCGGCGCTGATGATCGGCGTCGGCTCCGTCGTTGCGCAGATTCTAGTGCCCTTCGCAGCGTTCCTCTCCGCCGAAGAGCAGCGGGGACGCGTAGTCGGCAATGTCATGAGCGGGCTTCTGCTCGGCATTATGCTGGCTCGTCCGGCAGCGAGCCTCATAGCCGGTCTTTGGGGATGGCAAGCGATCTTCGCCTTCTCCGCCGGGCTGATGGCCTTGTTGGCCATCCTGCTCGCATCCATGCTTCCGGATCGCCGCCCCGTCCGGACGCTGGACTACGGACAGCTGCTGGCCTCTCTGCTCCACCTGTTCAAAAACACCCCGATCCTTCGACGCCGCGCCTTCTATCAAGCCTTCCTGTTCGGTTCCTTCAGCTTGTTCTGGACGACGGTGCCTCTAAGATTGGCGGATGAATACGGTATGTCGCAAAAAGGCATCGCTCTGTTTGCATTGGTTGGCGTCGCAGGAGCCGTCGCAGCGCCAATTGCCGGCAGACTGGCAGACAGAGGGTGGACCCGGTCGCTGACGCTGGGAGCGATGTCCGTTGCCATCCTCTCGTTTCTCGTCCCCGCTCTCATCCACGGCCGCTCCGGTTTCTCGCTGGCCTTGCTTTTCCTTGCAGCCATTACATTGGATATGGCCGTATCCGGGAACCTCGTCGTCGGTCAGAGGACGATCTACTCCTTGGGGAATGAAACGAGAGGAAGGTTGAACGGCCTTTTCATGGCCATCTTCTTTATCGGGGGAGCCGCGGGATCGTTCCTCGGCGGCTTGTCGTATGCGCATGGAGGCTGGGTGGCGACGGCCTGGCTCGGCGTCTCGCTTCCGTTGATCGCCCTTGTTTATTTCTTCACTGATTCCAGCTCACGGGGAACTGAACATTCTCCACGATAGACAAAGAAAAGACAGCGAGCCGCCGCAAGGGGGCCCGCTGTCGAAACGGCGCGCTTCGCTTATCGATCCCGCTGCCTGCCGGCCTCGATTGTTCCGGCTGCCTCAGCCTTCCTTGATCAACGTGATGGCCACCGGCAAGATCAAGGCCGAAGCGGCCAGAAGCGCGGACATGACCGCCCCCCTGTAGTTTTTTTGCCTCCACAGCGACGTCATCAGGCTTCCGGCAAATACACATGCCCATAGGGACAACAGCGCAATGAACACGATCTTGATGTTTTGGATCATTTCTAGTTCATTTTGTCTCCTTCCACGGCGGGTCCGACCTGATCTCCATGCCTGCGCATCTGAAACCGGATATCCAGCCGATATTTGGCGTCCTTGATATGGTCCCTCCATTTATAGGCATACCATTCCTTCAGCGTGGGGAAGGTCCTGCGGACGCGATTGCCGATATGGAAGCAATCCGTGCTCCATTGATGCATCGTCTTGTCCAGCATTTTGGACGCGCGCTCTCTCAGCTGCTCTTCCACGGAAGCTTCAAGCATGACCTGATTGCGCGGAAGCGTATAATCCAGCTCCGAGAACGAGCCGATCAGGTCCCCCTCCATCCGCACCTTGAAGAACACCTGAACCTCGTCGCCGCGCCTCTCGATGCGGATGTCGGGCTTCTTCTGCGCGCTCATGATGATGCTCATCGTAAGCTTCTTTTCGGATGGATCGCGAAATTCCAGCGTCGTCTTCTCGAACTCTCCGCGGAGCATGTTCAGCATGACCGTCTCGTAGGCCGTAAGGAAGCCGGCCATCCTTTGCCCCCGGTATACCGCGCTGCCGAAAAAGTCGATCGGCGTCTCGCCCGACCTGTGCGGCTCCCCTGCGTACTCGTCCTCCGTCATCGGCTGCGCGGTATCCCGGTTCTCCGAGCTCCCATCCGGAATTCGGGCTTTCCCCTTCTCGATGTCGGAGCGCGCTGCCGACAAGATCGTCGTCGCGCCCGTCCCAGGCTGCTCCATGTCGACGATGAAATCATGGAACCGGGAGTGATGGGGAGTCACCGCGCCGATATTATGAGGATCCAGCTCCAGCTCGAACCAGAGGTTGATGTCCTTCTCCATCCTGGGCTTGATGGAATGGATGAACGTATCCGCTCTTCCTTTTGTCGTAATGACGTTGACGGTTCTCCTGAACTCATCGTTGCGCACGACCTCGCCCATGACCGGCATGATGCCTTTGCGGGCAAGGCTTTCCCCGAGAACGAACACTTTGGAGTGGATCAGGGTCAGCCTGCGGGCGACATAGCTCTGGCTCGTCATGAGCGCCGCGGTGAGATTGGATGCCTCCTGCGAAAAAACGTCGACGATCTTGTCGCTGCCGCCGGATGTGTCTCCGCCTGCGGCGGCATTGCTTGACTTCGGCATGGCAACCGCGAACGTATAAATGAAATCGTTGCTCGGCCCCGGGTCGACGCCGACAGCCATGATGAAGGCCATGTTCTCGGGATCTAGCCGGTCCCAGCATCCGGACAGCAAAGGCAGGCTTGCAATCGGCAGGCACAGGAAAGCCCGCAGCAACCGCTTCATGCCTGCCTCCCCTTGAGCTTGGTCCTGATCATGCCGAGAAGCCAAGTCAGCATCGGAATGCCGATCGAGACGAGCGAGCCGTACGTCCTCAGGAATTGCCCGTCCCATGAGACCGCCTCCATCTCGCTGCCGGGAATGATCGAGCAGGCATAGACGAGCAGCGCCAGCGGGAAGATGACCGGCTGGATTTTGGGCAGCTTCATTACTTGGGACAGAGTCGCCGCCGAGCAGTACAAGCCGATGGCCAGCTTCATGACGGCGCAGATCAGCCAAGCGATGAGGAACACGCTTTCCAGCCTCTGGATCCATCTGCCGAAGATGACGAGCCGGCTGAGCTCGAACATCGGCACGTTCAGCCGAACGGCTGTCGGGTAAGGAAAGACGAACAAATACACGAATGTGGTGATGAAAATCGTGAAAGCCGATACTCCCATGCACCACCAGGCCGCCTTTCCCCATTGCCCCTTTTTCCGCAGCCGCGGAAGCAGAAACCCGAACACGAGCATTTCCGAGAACAAGGAGCTCTTCACCAAGCCGAGGGAAAGGACCCTCGTGCGCCCCGTTCCCCAGAAGGGCTGCAAGGCGTTCGGCTCGAAATGGGTCATCAAGCCGCCGAGGAGCACGACGACGACGCTTGCGACGATCAAGCCTGCGGCCGACCAGCAGAATCGGCCTATTCCTTCAAGCCCTGCATAAGCGACGACAGCGATCGGAATCAGCATGGCGATCATGATGATGTTCATCGGCGTGCGCGGCAGGATATCCGAGGCCAGCAGCTCCGAGAACTCGCGGAGAACGAGAAACGTAATGGCGAAGAAAAAGCTGAAATAGACGAGATTCCATGCCGTCCCCAGCCACGGTCCCCATATTTCCTCCGTCGCCTCGATCAGCGTCGAGCCTCCCGAAGCATGGCGCAGGACGCCCCGGATCGCCCACCAGGTTAGCGGACAGAGCAAGGCGGCGATGAGCGCGATGATCCAGCCGGCCGTCCCGCCGGATTCCGCCAGCGATCTCTGAAACGGCAGGAAAATCTTGGCAATGATGAAGATAATCCCGATGGAGGCGGCTTCACGCACGCCGATATGATGCGTATTCAAGCGGAATCCCCTCCTTTGACGGGAGCGGCTTCCATGCTTCCGTCTCCGCTGCGCTCATCCGGAATTTTATCCATGTCCTGCGGATGGATCGAGATCGGCCGCTTCGTCTGCTTTTTCAAGGGAGCCCGGATCAGCGTATCCCTGCTCGGGCGGCGGGGGGAGAGAGGCGACAGGCTCGGCACTCCGAACCGGTTGCCCGACATCCAGTACGTCCACAGCATGATGGACAGCAGGATGACGCCGACCAGGCCGAGGAACGAGGCGCAGGCCAAATAGACGAATCTCAGGATGCGCGTCGTGAATTGCATGTTGTAGTTCGGGATCGTATAGGAGGCCAGCGCCGTAGCCGAGGTGATGATGACGATGATCGGGCTGACGATATTCGCTTGAACCGCGGCTTGCCCGAGAATCAGCGCTCCGACGATGCCGATGGTCGGACCGATGACGCTCGGGATGCGGACGCCGGCTTCCCGGATCAGCTCGAACATCGATTCCAGCAGGAAGGCTTCGGCCGAGACGGGAAGCGGCACGGATTCGCGGGTGCCGGCAATGGCGAGCACGAGTGTCGTCGGAATCATCTCATGGTGATAATTGGCGATGGCCACATAGAGAGCCGGCAAGTAGAGGGACATGAAAAAGCCGACCGTCCGCACGATCCGCAAAAAGGTGCTGTAATGCCAGCGCAGATAGGCGTCTTCGGCCGTCTGCAGAAACAACGGAAACTGGGCGGGCACGATCAGCGCGAACGGAGAATTGTCCACCAGGATGCCGACGAAGCCGTCGGCCAGCTGAGCCGCCGTCCGGTCGGGCCTCTCCGTGCTGAGAATGCCGGGGTAGATGGAATTGGGATGGTCCTCGATCAATTGCTCCACCATCCCGCTGTCGCCGATGTAATCGATGTCGATAGCGGCTATGCGACGGCGCACCTCGTTCACGAGCTCCTCGTTGGCGATCGACTTCAAGTAGACGAAGGAAATCCGCGTTCTCGAGAGGCTGCCTGCCACTCCCGACTCGACGATGAGATCTGGCGTGCTCAGCCGGCGCCGGATCAAGGATATGTTCGTGCGGATATCCTCCGTGAAGCCTACTTGGGGGCCGAGCACGACATTCTCGGTTTTGGGAGCCTCCAGCGCCCGCTTCTCCATGCCCTCGACATCCAGAATTCCCGCCGAGCCGGCGCCGTCGACGAGCACGACCGCCGAGCCGATGACGATGGCGTCCGCGATATCTCCCATTCGGTGGGAGAATTCCATTTCTCCGTTCGTAAAAACGGAAGCGGCCATGTCCAACGCATCGGCCTCGTCTTCCGGAAGATCGGCTTCCACCAGCGGCGAGATGACCGTCCGGCTCAGATGCTGCCATTCAATCAGGCTGTCGAGGTATACGACCATCCCCGGTCTCGACTGCTTGCCCAATGAAATCGAACGGAAGATGAGTCCGCTGTTGAGCGGATAGGAAAAATGCCTCTTCAGCCACGCGACATTCTCCTCCAGCTTGTCATGCAGAAGCAGCGGATTTCCTTCCTTATCCAACAGCGGCGGGACCAAGGGAAGCGCCGCTGCAGAAGACGGAGGCTCTGCCTGCGACTCTCCGTCCCCCTCCCAGCTCCCGAGAGAGAAGGATTTGGAAGGCTCGTTCGACAGATCCGCGACGACATATTTTTTCAGCTTTGCCCATCCCTTCATTTCGCTTCACCCCCTGGTTGGCAAGCCTTCAGAAACTTACCTGTTTTTCGGCCGACTGGATAAAGATAACATCTGCTTGGAATGCCGATTTTATTCCCATCTTCCCGATAAGTCTGAGGCGGCCGGCATCTGCAAGACCTGAAGAGGCCCTCCTAAGGGATTGGAGAGCAGCATATCGGATGTGAGCCCATGGTAAAAAGAGGTGTCATCAATAACAAGGAGATGAAAGCACGGCAAAAAGCCGACCTCATTGCTGAGGTCGGCTGGCTATTGGTTGCATCGCGGCAGCTAGCTGCCGCCGCTGACGTGAAAGGGACAGCCGCTCCTGCCTCCTGCCGCCTCGGCGTAGAGAGGCGGCTGCGCTGCTCCCGAAGATTCCGGCGGAGCCGGACGGGCAGCAGAGGTGCCTGCGCGCACCCAGGCCGGCGGCTGATAGCTCAGGCTTGGGCTGAGATCGTATTCCTGCATGGCGCTGTCATGCCATACCGCAGTAGCCGCAGGCGATATCGGCGGGATGAGCCAGCTCCAGCGCGCGGACACGTCCCTGCCCTGCTCCCGTTCCTGCTGCTGGAAGCGCATGAATTGGTCCGCCGCCGTATGATGGTCCACGATGCTGACTCCGTCCCGCTTGAAGGAATGGAGGACGGCCAGGTTCAGCTCCACCAGCGCCCGGTCCTTCCACAGCGTCGTGTTGCTGCTGCGGTCGAGGCCGAGGGCGTCGGCAACGTCGGGAAGCCTGTCGTACCGGCCGGCGTCCGCGAAATTGCGGGCGCCGATCTCCGTTTCCATGTACCAGCCGTTGAACGGAGCGGCCGGATACTGGATGCCGCCGATCTCGAGGCTCATGTCGGATATGACCGGCACGGCATACCACCGAAGGCCCAGAGAATCCAAAGCAGACGTCTCGGGATGGCGGATCTCGACTTCCTGAACCAGATGCGGCGGAATCTCATACAGCTTCGGCTCCCTGGCTCCGATGCCGATCACGAGCGGCAGCACGTCGAAGTCGCCTCCGCTTCCTTTCCATCCGAGACTCAGGCATATGGACGTGAACTCGTCGGATGCCGGATC encodes:
- a CDS encoding Ger(x)C family spore germination protein — encoded protein: MKRLLRAFLCLPIASLPLLSGCWDRLDPENMAFIMAVGVDPGPSNDFIYTFAVAMPKSSNAAAGGDTSGGSDKIVDVFSQEASNLTAALMTSQSYVARRLTLIHSKVFVLGESLARKGIMPVMGEVVRNDEFRRTVNVITTKGRADTFIHSIKPRMEKDINLWFELELDPHNIGAVTPHHSRFHDFIVDMEQPGTGATTILSAARSDIEKGKARIPDGSSENRDTAQPMTEDEYAGEPHRSGETPIDFFGSAVYRGQRMAGFLTAYETVMLNMLRGEFEKTTLEFRDPSEKKLTMSIIMSAQKKPDIRIERRGDEVQVFFKVRMEGDLIGSFSELDYTLPRNQVMLEASVEEQLRERASKMLDKTMHQWSTDCFHIGNRVRRTFPTLKEWYAYKWRDHIKDAKYRLDIRFQMRRHGDQVGPAVEGDKMN
- a CDS encoding Na+/H+ antiporter subunit A; translated protein: MIFIVVFFPFLLAALLPLLSRLFGRVHAGWLALPAPALLLIYFASLLPEVSGGKAVEASLPWMPSLDIRFDLAVDGLGMLFALLIGGIGVLVTLYSVFYLDRNKEALTRFYVCLLLFMGAMLGVVLSDHLIALYAFWELTSVSSFLLIAFWHHRQQSRDGAMKSMLITVLGGLSMLAGFLLLYLQTGTFSIRETIALAPGLPGHSLFVPAMLLILLGAFTKSAQFPFHIWLPDAMEAPTPVSAYLHSATMVKAGLYLAARMTPVFAGQAVWYTMLIGAGLLTLFYGSFRAFKQTDLKALLAYSTISQLGLIMALIGLGSVHSGSEGGLESMLSAAALAAAILHLVNHAAFKGTLFMAVGIVDHETGTRDIRKLGGLMALMPVTFTISLLGALSMAGVPPFGGYISKELFLASALDAWRHGLPLRTPVVLVPLVAWLGSVFTFAYSLRFILRTFGGRESGRLERRPHEAPAGLLLPPALLGAAALLLGLAPGLTASPLVAPALASIHPAAAEAEMHFTLWHGLTTEVWMTAGVFALGTGIFFLQRRAALLRDPLPAPVTLNGLYGGVLGGMDRAGRRLTSLYMTGSLRHYTMYLFGFLILALAATAAATGGIAISLRGLAPVTVYEAVILTALIAAAAAVPFARSRLMAIILTGAVGYMVVLFFVVFRAPDLALTQIIVETVSVTLFLLCFYHLPALKRDRESLRFRLPNFIIALGVGAVMTLIALAAFSGRSFESISDYYLKESYRLAGGKNVVNVILVDFRGFDTMLEIVVLGVAAFAIYALIRLRLPQDEPREGADAREKEFRLVYEDVRSNDVILRTLAKVIIFIILTFSLYLLFAGHHEPGGGFIGALMTSSALVLLSMAFGIKTVREAMPVDFRLLAAAGIGVAVLTGVGSIVLGVPFLSHTFGYVDLPVFGKNELATAVIFDLGVYMTVVGITMTIILAIGRDK
- a CDS encoding Na(+)/H(+) antiporter subunit C; the protein is MELFMSLAVGILFAVGVYLILSKSLLRIVLGTSLLTHGVHLLLLTMSRLKAGSAPLLGEGAERYTDPLPQALILTSIVISFGVTSLFFVLAYQTYKKLGTDDMEQLRGQEHE
- a CDS encoding MFS transporter, giving the protein MAQTIGNKQKISTGMMFLLAAACGLTAANLYYSQTLVGPISADLGLSSGAAGLIVTITQIGYVAGLLFIVPMSDMLENRRLIAGALSFVVLALLGAAFSPGPVLFMASALMIGVGSVVAQILVPFAAFLSAEEQRGRVVGNVMSGLLLGIMLARPAASLIAGLWGWQAIFAFSAGLMALLAILLASMLPDRRPVRTLDYGQLLASLLHLFKNTPILRRRAFYQAFLFGSFSLFWTTVPLRLADEYGMSQKGIALFALVGVAGAVAAPIAGRLADRGWTRSLTLGAMSVAILSFLVPALIHGRSGFSLALLFLAAITLDMAVSGNLVVGQRTIYSLGNETRGRLNGLFMAIFFIGGAAGSFLGGLSYAHGGWVATAWLGVSLPLIALVYFFTDSSSRGTEHSPR
- a CDS encoding spore germination protein → MKGWAKLKKYVVADLSNEPSKSFSLGSWEGDGESQAEPPSSAAALPLVPPLLDKEGNPLLLHDKLEENVAWLKRHFSYPLNSGLIFRSISLGKQSRPGMVVYLDSLIEWQHLSRTVISPLVEADLPEDEADALDMAASVFTNGEMEFSHRMGDIADAIVIGSAVVLVDGAGSAGILDVEGMEKRALEAPKTENVVLGPQVGFTEDIRTNISLIRRRLSTPDLIVESGVAGSLSRTRISFVYLKSIANEELVNEVRRRIAAIDIDYIGDSGMVEQLIEDHPNSIYPGILSTERPDRTAAQLADGFVGILVDNSPFALIVPAQFPLFLQTAEDAYLRWHYSTFLRIVRTVGFFMSLYLPALYVAIANYHHEMIPTTLVLAIAGTRESVPLPVSAEAFLLESMFELIREAGVRIPSVIGPTIGIVGALILGQAAVQANIVSPIIVIITSATALASYTIPNYNMQFTTRILRFVYLACASFLGLVGVILLSIMLWTYWMSGNRFGVPSLSPLSPRRPSRDTLIRAPLKKQTKRPISIHPQDMDKIPDERSGDGSMEAAPVKGGDSA
- a CDS encoding GerAB/ArcD/ProY family transporter translates to MNTHHIGVREAASIGIIFIIAKIFLPFQRSLAESGGTAGWIIALIAALLCPLTWWAIRGVLRHASGGSTLIEATEEIWGPWLGTAWNLVYFSFFFAITFLVLREFSELLASDILPRTPMNIIMIAMLIPIAVVAYAGLEGIGRFCWSAAGLIVASVVVVLLGGLMTHFEPNALQPFWGTGRTRVLSLGLVKSSLFSEMLVFGFLLPRLRKKGQWGKAAWWCMGVSAFTIFITTFVYLFVFPYPTAVRLNVPMFELSRLVIFGRWIQRLESVFLIAWLICAVMKLAIGLYCSAATLSQVMKLPKIQPVIFPLALLVYACSIIPGSEMEAVSWDGQFLRTYGSLVSIGIPMLTWLLGMIRTKLKGRQA
- a CDS encoding TetR/AcrR family transcriptional regulator; translated protein: MMTKRGRPRDPAIQKSILAASYDLLLKDGFKGVTMEKIAEQAGVSKVTVYKWWPNKAAVVMDGFLDAATDRLPVPDTGRVIDDIKIHASNLCRFMTGHEGKMIAALIGEGQEDKVLMEAIRSRYIQPRRMEAIEILRKGRERKELREGAELGLCVDLLYGPLLYRMLVTGEPLHEEFVRQLVDSAFRGLMPPQ
- a CDS encoding nitric oxide synthase oxygenase; this encodes MEGMDTVCREAESFLRRYFGERDKPPAEAEERIREVLSAIRRTGGYDHTAEELVYGGKAAWRNNSRCIGRLFWNSLEVIDARHASTEDEVAECLFRHLEKAGAEGRIRPLMTVFRSRSEGSEEISIWNHQLIRYAGYPSPDGSSPRRGDPASDEFTSICLSLGWKGSGGDFDVLPLVIGIGAREPKLYEIPPHLVQEVEIRHPETSALDSLGLRWYAVPVISDMSLEIGGIQYPAAPFNGWYMETEIGARNFADAGRYDRLPDVADALGLDRSSNTTLWKDRALVELNLAVLHSFKRDGVSIVDHHTAADQFMRFQQQEREQGRDVSARWSWLIPPISPAATAVWHDSAMQEYDLSPSLSYQPPAWVRAGTSAARPAPPESSGAAQPPLYAEAAGGRSGCPFHVSGGS